GTTTcatcatccattcaacaaatgctAAGTGCCAACTTCAAAAGCTAGGGACTTGCTAACATCATAGAACAAGCAAATGGCAGTGCCCAGATGCGAACCCAAGTCCGATGGATCCTCAAAGCCCTGAGTGTGTTCTGCTAATCACATTATGCTTCTCCCTGAGATCTTTGTTGGACAGATAAGGCAAGAAAACATGATGAAATAATTATGCCACTGGCAGGATAAAAGTACCCCCCCAAATGAGTGACACCTGGAGTGACGCATGTGGGGGAGGTGAgtgagggctggggcccaggggagggtCCCAAGGGCAAGTGGGATCTGAATTGAGCTTGGGGAGGTGATGGGTAAGATTTTGATGACTAGCGGTGGGGATGGGGGTACCTCTGAATCCAGAAATTTAGTGGCATAATGAGGGATGGATGCAGAATTAGCCAACCCTGCTCAGAGTAAGGGCTGTGTGGAGGATGGTGTGTGAGGCCACCTGAGGTAACAGAAGACCTCAGGTGGTCATTTCCTCCAGGccctttggtttttttaaatagtcacCTAAATTTTTTGCAACAGAGATTCCTCCACTGAGTGGCCAGGGTCATTCAACTCCCTTCTCATCTTGCTTATCTGTATAATGGGGGCGAAGTAGGTGGAGTTGGACTAGATAATCTCTGGCATTCTGTTCAGCCCTCTGAATCCAGGGATGGAAAGTTTATTTAGGCCAGAAACCCAGGCCTCCAAGGTTTAGATCTATAGATGTTGCTAGCAGGAACTGGCTGGCCCCTGATGCAACCTCACTTGGCTATTTATTCTACCAACCAAAGTCCCTGGGAGAGAGATCTTGGCACAGGCCAGGCCAGCTAGAATGGCCAACCCTAGTCTTGTCCCTTCTTGTCTACACATTGATTTCTTTTAGGGCTAGCTTCACTTTTCCTATGTCCAGAGTGGCTATTTGATTAGGGTCTCAGATCCTacatattatatagtatatatttcctACCACCACTGGGCTCCAGTCCCCCAACCATGCAGATGCTCCCAAATGGGCACATCTTCTCTGGCTGATCTCAGATCGATGCTAACTCAGAGCCCCCAAAGCAGAGTTCATTCCCTAAGgaagcagaagggaagggaggcgggtaaaggaagaggaaagacaggGGAAATATTTCTTGATGCAGTTAAAGATGGTGTGAAAATTAGAGGGGATATTTGAGCCTATCTTGCCAACTTCTCATCTttgtgaagcccagagagggaactGACTTACCTAGAGAGGCTCAGCTCATCCAGAGACCAGGGTACAAAAGTGAGGCCTGATGTTTTGCCCAATGCCCCCCCTGCCACTCCCCTTCTGGAGTCTCCTTTCCTATGACTTGAAGATGGGAGTgaggacaggagggcagggagcaagCTGGTCCCTTGGGATTCTAGCTGCTACTACTGCCCATCCCTCCTCCTGACCAGCTTGTAAACAAGTCTagttcccaggcagccagccagcctaGGAAGCCAGATCCGGACCAGAAACTGACTCTGGGGCAGCCCCTCAACCCTGTGAAgggccagccccacctcctggatGGCCCTGCCCATCATGCTCCTCCTGATTCCTCTTCCATCTCAAGCTCCTGGGAAAAAGACAAGGTCGAAAGGTTTTTGCCTTTCTCGCCTGGCctgtgcaggaggagggagaggggagggatggggcagAGTAACCTTGGGAAGATAAGGTCAGTCAGCCTTGGGAAAGTAGGGAGTTAGCAGAGGGCAGgattggggaggggagagtgaggaaCTTAGCAGCATGGGGATAGGCCGGGGAAGATGAGTTCGAAGGGCCCTAGACTCCCTGGTGGAGTCCTGGACATGTAGGTGGCAGAAGAGGAGCTAGTCAGCTGTGGGGAGGCCTACTTCCTTGCCTCTGAATCcagctggggagaaagaaaatgtttcaggaaGCTAATTAGGAGTCATGAAACCATATGTGGACAGGGGCCTGGCCTCAAGTGAGGACCTTCTCCTTAgatggctcattcattcattcaaaaacatttattgaatggtATTCATTGTAGTATTATAATAATCATCTATAGTAGgcaaattttcataataaagatTGAGAGGAAATACAAACTAAGCAGCTAAATATCTGCCAtgggagacaaaagaaaatgacagtctTACACTCTCAAGGGGCTAGTCTTATCTACTGACTCCGTACAACCATACTGGAAGCTGCCCCCAACCCGTTTTGTAATGAAGTGggataaatgaatggaaaggggatggatagatagataggaacTGATCAACTTTTGAAAGTCACTGGGCCACTGGCAGCCAGCAGGGGTTGCCCTACCCTTGGCCCACTCCCCCTGCCCAATCTCTCACCTTTCTAGGGTTCGTAAAAGGTTGGGGCTGTACCTTACCAGGCTACAATTGGAACACAGTGATGAGCAGGTGCTAAGCACGGAGGACTCCTCCTCTATCTTCTACAAAGGAAAAGATTGCTCTTGTCGCCCACACCTCTGATGTACTCCAGGGTCTTTTGGGAGTTCTCTCCCCTCACCATTTCAGCTTTTTTGAAATTCTCACTCTTGCATGCAtttgccttctctccctgccaaTTTCATGTCAGCAATTACCAGCTTTTCTGAGTGGATTTTCTGAAGGTCTAGACTATATGTCTCTCCACTGAGGAGAGAACCCTTGTTCCTGGACTACTTGGCTAGGAATGTTGACAATGATGTAatagggtggtggtggtggtggtgtgtgtgtgtgtgtgtagaactTAAAGGACTCTCGCACACATCTCTTTGCAACCACATCTTCAAGCATCTCACTCCTCAGTGTTGAGAAGTTCTACCTTAAGACTGAAATTCCTCTTCCTGCTATTTAAGCCCATTACATCTCATTGTTGTGGGGCCAGAACATGTCTGGGCAGCCTGTACTTGTGGAGCTAATGGGGACAGTGGAGTGGACGCGCGCTCAAGCTAAGATGAAAAGTAGGCCAACTTGACCTTTGGCACCTATCTACCAACATTTTCCTCTACATTTTCTGTCTCCTGGTGCCACTTCTCTCCACCCAAAATCTTTTTCTGCCCTATGCTAAAGGGTTTTTGAGAGGTTTCAAATTACCCTTGGCCTCCAAGTGCTGTACCTACTCATTCCTATAAGACAGGGATCTCAGCTAAGCACTCAGATAAGAGCAATTAAAGTGGTTCCACCCAGGTGTGAATACCTAGCCAACTTAACCTTCACGGGTCTGGTACAACCATATGGCAGTTCTCTTCTCAGGTGGAAAGAAGGCTGGGAGTGGAGGGATTTCTGAAAGTGTGTGGAAATTTCCATGAGGTCTTTACCCACGCAGCCAAACAGCATCCCCTTCCCCAATCAGTTATGTTACCCCAGTGCCCAGGGCTTGGCTAGCTGCCATCCTGCTCTGGAAAGGTCACAGATCCTGGAGCCAGAGAAGGGTCAGTGTCACCTACTTTACAACAATGTTTCAGGGACTCAGCCCCCAGTTATTTCCTCCTGCTCTCCAGTTCAGAGAAACAGAGGATATCAAGGTGGGAGGGCCCACTTTAGAGATCAAAACCTAACCTTCCCATTTAACAGAAGGAGAAACTTGGGCTAGAGAGAAGGTATGACTTTCCTCAGAGGTTCCATTCCCTAGCCATTCTAACATCCTGTGGCCTTCTATATCCCTGGGATAGCCCCTACCTTTCTAGCATCAGGGCTGATCAGCTGACACATATGCAGTTTGTGGTCCACTGAGACCAGATCCTTCTCTGATATTACCTACTTTTCTTCTGTATCTCTTTATgatacactttcttttctttacagccTTCTTCATCTTCCTTCAGTTAATTCCCTCCTTGTCCCCCTTTTGGGCCAGGCctgttgaattttaattttgctctACCTGGTGCCAGATGCCTTCACCTTGAGTCAAAGTCCTGTAAAGATTTATTAATGAAGATGTGTACAGAATGATAATACTGAATCCCTGCTCTATGGCAATTTCAGTCTAGAATCTAGTTAAGAGACACGCACACAGAATGGTAAGAGGAGACAGGACAATCTCAATCTCAGTTAGTAGGTGCTGGTGGGGGAAGAGGCATGTCAGCTTTTTGctgtgggctgggcagggctggtctCCCTCCACTTCACCCCAAGTACTTTGAATTACATTCCCGATCTGCTGTTCTTTGCTTCCCAGGGCAGTGGGCAGCCCCTTGGTCATGGACCCTACCAGCATCTGCAGGAAGGCACGGCGGCTGGCAGGGCGGCAGGCTGAGTTGTGCCAGGCAGAGCCGGAAGTGGTGGCCGAGCTAGCCCGGGGCGCCCGGCTAGGGGTTCGAGAATGCCAGTTCCAGTTCCGTTTCCGCCGATGGAACTGCTCCAGCCACAGCAAAGCCTTCGGGCGCATCCTGCAGCAGGGTCAGTGCGGGGAGGAAATCAGAAGGGGGCTGTTTTCTCCTCGCTGCGGGATCAGAGGAGAGACTAGGGGTTTGGGGAGGATGCCTGAGCCCCACTTCTCCCACGGGTCAAAGGGCACCCTGCTCTGATCCTGTCTTCCAGCCCCACGCCACACTGCCTCGCCCATTGCAGTCCCCCAGGACCCAGCTTTGGTCCTGCTGTCTgactgcccctccccgcccccgcagACATCCGGGAGACGGCCTTCGTGTTTGCTATAACGGCTGCAGGAGCCAGCCACGCGGTCACGCAGGCCTGTTCCATGGGCGAGCTGCTGCAGTGCGGCTGCCAGGCGCCCCGTggccgggccccgccccgcccccccggcCTGCCAGGGACCCCTGGGCCTCCTGGTCCAGCGGGCTCCCCCGACGGCAGCGCCgcctgggagtggggaggctgTGGCGACGACGTGGACTTCGGGGACGAGAAGTCAAGGCTCTTTATGGACGCGCAGCACAAGCGGGGTCGGGGAGACATCCGTGCCTTGGTGCAACTTCACAACAACGAGGCAGGCCGACTGGTGAGTCTGGGCAGGgatgtataagtgtgtgtgtgtgtgtgtgtgtgtgtgtgtgtgtgtgtatgtgtatgtgtgtgtgtgtgtgtgtctaaatgTGAGAGTGTGAGTGGGTTTGAAAAGGGTGTGGGGATGTGAGGGTGCAAGTGAGGGTTTGTATTGTGAGATAGTCACTGTGTGGCGGGGAGCTAGCATGGCTGTGAGGAGCCACTTGGGAAGGTTGGCTGGGAGTGTGAATGGGCATGTGGGAGGTGAGGTGGCCAGCCTAGGAGTCACCTGGGGGGTCTGGGAGTGCCTTGGGCTGATGGCCCAGGGGGCAGAGTAGAGAAGGGACACCCAAGGAGGAGGACTCAGGACTTTTAATGACCCCAGGTAGGGAGGACAGACCTCTGAGACAGGACAAATGGGGCAAATCTGGGGGTGGTAGAGAGCTggctgctggggcaggggcagaggaggaagacaaaggcggggaaggaaaaaaagatcgGGGTAAAGGTATTGGGTCTGGAGGTAGGGGAGCTGGGAAAAGCTAGGGAGGCCTGGAAACGGACTAGAACGGGCCCAAGGGGCAATGGGCTTGAAAAGGAGTGGACAAGGAATAGATTCTGATGGCCGAGGAAGTCAGGCAGAGGCCAGCACTGAATCTGCGCACTTGTCTACTGGCTGCCCAGCAACCCCACACCAGTCCTTGCCCAGAACCCTGgcagcctctcccttccctctatAATGAGGAGGGCTCCAGGAACTCCTGTTTAGGAACAAGAAACAGTCTGGATCAGATGTTTCCAGAAGtgggtggagggaaagagaaggggcctgggagggggagggaggcataCAAGTCTGTAGATCAGATTGGCCCCTGGACTCTGAGCTTCCAGAAACGATCTTCCTGGGGCATCTGACCCCATAAATCTCTAGTAGGGTTGTGAGTCTTAGACCCCAGCTCCAGaaacaaataggaaataaagGGCCGACTCCTGGGTTCCAGTTCTCAATAGTGCATTTCACAGTGGGCTCTCCTGCGCCCTATGCCTCAGTTCTACGGTGTGCTAGGGTCACCCTACACACATCCTATGTCCTCTAGTGTTGGGGCTTGAGGCACTGGGCAGGGGGGTAAGGGGAGCCCAGAGAGGAATGTCTGGACAGGCCCACATACCTGTcggagaggactggggaggggtgATGGAGACAGAGCCCAGGCAGCCTGCTCTGCCTGGGGCCCTGAGGATCAGGAATGAGGGGGCTGGCTTGGCAGGAGGAATAGGGTGCGACagctgccacctccctcccccttctggGAAGAATCTCACCCCTGCTGtccattctcctttctcctgGACTCCCTGGCTTTGGATCCTAGAATCTCTATGTGCTGCATAATGTCCCCTGCTCCCCACTTCTCCTACTCCCCCATCCTTAttattctttctcctctctgggctgtCGGTTTCTTGATTTCTTCCTCCCGACCTTGCgctctgctttttttgtttgttttttggtctgctcttttctctcttccatccaCCACCCTTCCCATCTTATTTTCTGTCGGTCGTCTGAGCTTGCCGTCCCGCCTCCCGGATCTGTCCCTATCCGGCCGCTCCTCTGCTCCCCCACAGGCGGTGCGGAGCCACACGCGGACCGAGTGCAAGTGCCACGGGCTGTCGGGCTCATGCGCGTTGCGCACCTGCTGGCAGAAGCTGCCCCCGTTCCGTGAGGTGGGCGCGCGGCTGCTCGAGCGCTTCCACGGAGCCTCTCGGGTCATGGGTACCAACGACGGCAAGGCTCTGCTGCCCGCCGTCCGCACGCTCAAACCGCCGGGTCGCGCTGACCTACTCTACGCCGCCGACTCGCCCGACTTCTGCGCCCCCAACAGGCGCACAGGTTCGCCCGGCACGCGCGGCCGCGCCTGCAACAGCAGCGCCCCGGACCTCAGCGGCTGCGACCTGCTCTGCTGCGGCCGCGGGCACCGCCAGGAGAGCGTGCAGCTCGAGGAGAACTGCCTGTGCCGCTTCCACTGGTGCTGCGTAGTGCAGTGCCACCGCTGCCGCGTGCGCAAGGAACTCAGCCTCTGCCTCTGACCCGCCGCACGGCTCCCCAAAACTGCGCTCAGAGCCTTCTTTCAGCACCTGCgggacctctggcctccagcagGGGGCGTCGCCTTGGCCCAGCTACCCCATGAGAAAGTCCATATCCCAGACCTCTGGAAACTGTGAGGCAGAGGGGTCTTGAGATATACGCCGGCTCACGAAGGTCCAGGGCACTGGAGGGGCCTCCCGAGAGGCGCTCTGGGGGGTTCTGGGGGAGACTATACAGACCTCTGTCCTCGGCCCCCTAGTGGAAACCAAAGAGCCAGTTTCTAGGCCTCTGGATGTGGGGCTCCTCAGAACTGCTGGccatggggtgggtgggtgaatgTAGTatcaataaagatatttaaacCAATAGAACTGGGCCCACAGTTTGGGAGGGGGCTGGCCTCCTGTAGGCTGCCATGGGGACAGGGTCTGGAAGGAGTGTGTAAAGGGAGATGGTTTTGATAGAACCAAGTTGGCATGCCTGGCCCGCATACCTTGTTGGGAGAGTCATCCTCCACTGCAGTATTTGGACTGTGGGAAAACGGGGGCTCTGAATCCCAGCCATTTGGCTGTACCCTCTCCTATTCTCTCTGGGGGAAGATGGCAGCCTGAGGCTCAGTTCTGGAGAACCCAGAACCCCAagccctttctctgtctcttgacCCTCACCATCAGCTTTCTGAGGGGTACCAGAGGGATCCTAGTTCTTCTCAGATTCAGGCCCTCGAAGTGTACTAGAGTGAACAAGAATGCCAAGGGAGAGATTTGGTGCTTTTCACCACCGTTGCCAGGAGGGCCCAGTCTGGTAGGGGGGAAAATAGGGACTCAGGGTGAGGACCCCTGAGATGCTAGTTCTATCAGATTCAGGCACTCTAGGCTGGAAACTGGTGCTGCTGCTTAGAAGTTTACAATATAGACCATGTTAGCTTTGGTTTCTTTACCAAAGCAATGGAATATCATCCTgttttagttatctattgctgcataacaaacaaacccaaagtaATTACTGTCCATGATCCTTTAGGTCAGGAACTTGTCAGgactcagctgggtggttctacCATAAAGACCAGAATCATCAGATGTGGTCATTCACTTGGCTGATTCTGCTGGTGGCTTGGCTGGGTTGGACAGTTCAAGAGGCTTCACCTGTATATATCTATTGCCCCAGAGCTTCTCCAGCATCCTCCATCTCTCCATGTGACTAGCATGGGCTTCCTTACCACGTGGTGGTCTCAGTGTAGTCAGACTTCTTACATAAGGCTGGTTTTCAAAACAGACTCTGCCAAACTTGAAGGCAGAAGCTGAAAGTCTCTTCTTAAGGCCCAGCCTCGGAAATTAGCCAGCATCACTGTCACTCCCTTTTGGTCAACACAAGTCACAGAACCAGCCAAAATTCAAGGGAAGGGGAAACAGACTTCACCTCTCAATGGGACAGTGGCAAAGAACTTACAGCTATCATAAATGTATCCCATATCCTCAAAGTACTGTGGGGAAGATTTTTTTGAGatatgcaaagcacttagcacagcatTGGACACAACAATTTATGTCAAATTTGTGTTTAATAAATGGCAGTTACTGTGAGAAAGGGAATAGAAAGCTGATGTTTTACAGGCATCAGGCAGGCCCTGACTGCAAATGAAGATACCCAACTCAAACTAGTGTAGGCCAAAGGGACTTAATTAATGGATCTTATACCTGGGAAGTCCAGGGGTAAGTCTGAATTCAGGCACAGCTGAATCCAGAGGCCCAAATGATTGATAttgatctctctctccctctctttctcccctcccccacatctccTTCTCTAAACTCCCTGCCCCCATGTCTATGTTTCTGCTTCTCTTGGTCTCTCTTTTCATACTGTCCTTATTCTTTCCTGCTGCAGAGAGACTTTCTCTATATGGCAACCCTATGCCTACATTCTTAGTTCTGGTGATCCAAAAATGAATGGCCTTCCCAGCAGAAGTCCTAATCCTAAGGAGGCTGGGATTGGGTCAGCTGGGGCTACTTGTCTATCCCCAAACCAATAACAGTGTCCAGGCAGATTTACCACCATGACTGGGATTGGCAGCCCCTCCAGGACTACAGGGAATGGGGGcacagggaggagagcagagttGTTCAAATGAAACAGAAGGGGAACTCATCCTGGATGTGACAGATTCTAACCATGGCTTCCATGCATCTGCCCTCCCCTGACAATGGCCCCACATCCACCTGTATGACGTAGCCTGCTTCTGCCCTCAAAGATCACATTGGGTCCCCGGACTGAAACCTGTATGAAGAGGAGGTATCAGGCTTCAGTGAGAAGGAAGgggtcatttttctttccccttctttcttccttgtgGCTCCCTTAAGTCAATACCTGGGCTTCAGGGAAGTGTCATGGAGAATTTGGACGCAGAGTCTCTTGAACCAAGGCAGCCTGGATAGCTTACCAAGGGGGGAGAGTGGAACCAGCATTGTGGACCATATGTAGGAAAAATGAAGCATTGTAAGGATAGAGTTTTTATTCACAACTCTGCCTTCCCCAGGTCTTCCTAGCCccgtactttttaaaaagtctcctgCACTTCTCTCAGAGGCCACGAGAGGGCACACAGAGCCCAGCTTCCCTATTAATAGAGCACATAGATAGGACCTGCAGGACATCTGGGGAACTCAGAAAGTTGTGGGCAGGACCAAAGGAAGCAAGGAGACCAACGGACAGCTTGGTCAAGCTGCTAGGGTTCCAGACTGTCTGAGACCTTTGGGCTGACCCAGATTTAGGGCTTGGATGCCTGCCTCTCAGTCTTTATTGGCAGGTTCAGGGAATGATGGCGGTGATATGGGGGGTGTGTTGATGCTGGGTCTATTCCTCCATAATGctagagagggaaactgaggcaggggtAGAAAGTGACACCACCCCAAGCAGGTTAAGTAGCACGATACCATGAAAAAAGGTCTAGTTTGCTAGCTTGACCTTGGTCAAttcagttaacctctctgagcctcagtttcccctttatGAAATGAGGATGCCTGATAGCATGCTGTAAGAAGAGTGCTTGCCATTTTTAAACTGGCACTCGCGTGTTAGTGTCCATCTCCTGTGACCAAGTCCAGCAGGAGTCTGGGAACTGCCCTCTGTGAAGGATGAGAGTCATGGCCAGGGAGGAAACATATTGACCATTATCCTGGTCCTCTTCAAGCTCAAAGATGGCTCTGTGCCCTTGCACTGCTGCCTAGGAAGGGGGCTAGAAGCAGAGCTCAGAAGTGCCCCATCACCACTACCCCCGTTGCTCACCCAGCTACTCAGCCCCAGGCACAGCCTGAGCCATCAAGGTCCCCCACTGGCTGAGTGGTGGGGCACATGTGGAACTGGAGAGATGAGGGGAGAACACAGAGGCACTCCAGATGTGTGCGTGACCACATCAGGAACAGCCGGAACACAGGCAGatgggtgggaggctgggaggaaggccCAGGATCAGCCTGAGGCTAAGGGCTCAGGAAgcatttccctttcccttcaaTGACCAAACATAGGAGTTTGGGAAACTGAAGCATCAGCTCTTTCCCCTTACCTTGCTGAGGGGCCGTGGTCTCTGAGGCCTGGACAATAGGACAAGGAGCTCTCTTATCAGTCTGGggcttcttccctctcttcttcatgAAGACAAGCTCCTCCGGTAGAACATCAGGACAGGACTGGGCTCAGCTGAGGCGATGAGTGTCCCACCTGTTCTCACCCTGGTGCCTCCCTAACCCTCCCTTCCCTGCAACCTCCTATGGAGGGATCTGCCACAGCTGGAACCATTCTCTGCTCTGCCTTTCATCCCTggtgctcccccacccccagtggcCCCTGTAATTGTGGTCTCAGGCAGCGACtgcgggggctggggctgggctgagggccagagcccagggcagggccagggcggggcctgggggctgctgaTAGGGGCTTGCCCATGGCCTAGGTCCTATGGGGCTGGGCTTCATCTTCACACAAGCCAGGTCCATGTGCCCACATATGCCCTCACCTCCTTGTGCTGAGAAGAAGTACCCTGTTTAGGCACTCCTGGACCCTCGTGACATCAGGCCAGTACCATGCCTGAGTGCCAGTGAGGCTTCAGAATTATTTGCTTCCTGGAATTTTCAAAGAAAGggtcttctccctttcccttacACCTCTGTATTTCATGAACAGTGGAGGGTAGGGGAGCAAAGTCACCATCCCTCATCAGATAGAGgccaaaggggagaaaaaaaaaaacaataacagaCACTCAACCAGGTCAGTAGCATTTCCCAATTGTGGTCCTCAGGAAAATCAGTTGGAACATTGGTTAGAAATACAGACCTCTGGGCCTTGCCCCTGGAAAGGCTGATTCAGCTGCACAGGGCCCAGAATCAGCATTTCCCACAATGGCCTCCCCCAGGGGATACATATGATGCACCAAGTGTGGGAAATGCTAGTGTGAGCACTAGATAGGGAGTAAAGAGGTCTGCAACCTGGATTATGAACCCCTTTCCTTATCACAGGGGGCATATTCCTAATCctttctgggccttagtttccccaaTGGCCAGTGGAAGCATGACTCCCAAGCCTGGCTTGTCCATGCTGATGCCCTCTCCTACACTGGGATCGTGCTCCTTCCTGTGTTGAGTCTGAtcctgctctgcccctccccataCCCTTTCCAAATTCTAATCCCAAACTATCCCTGTCTCTGCAGTGTGGTGGGGGAgaatggggagggcagggggcggtTAGGGTCAAACAAGGCTCTGGCTGACGCAGACTGCTTCCTGCCCCCGGCTGTTTTCCTGCTGTCCAGCCAGACTGCTCCCCCCActgtcccatccccacccccagcagcctcAAGCCCTTAATTCCTGACAGCTGCGGTGGCTGCCGGCAGAgatggggggaaggaggggggacCATGCCGTCAGCCTGCTGTTGCTCAGGCTGCCCCCACCACCTGACAGTCTGGGGACAGAGGATGCCCCACCCCTCTCCATCAATTCCCCAGGGATGGGCAATTCCAGGAATGGGCCCCTTTTGTCTCAGAGCCCAGAGGTTCTGGTAGTTTATCCTTAAGCCAGGAGGGGCTCTTTtcagagagagggagcagggaggttGGGAGGGAGATGTATGGGAGGCTTgtatccattttacagaggaggatgCCAAGGCCACAGTGAGAATAGGTTTCACTATCAGGGCCCAGGTTAGAACCAGAAACAGAAGTTGGAGCCTCTATCCCCAACTCTCTGGCTCCCAGGCCCTTACCTGGGTCCAGTACACTCATTCCATATTGAGGTGAGCCCAGTGTTCAGTTGGGGTGGGCCTGAGCCAGGAGGCTGGACTAGGGAGCTCTCAGACGATCAGA
The genomic region above belongs to Camelus ferus isolate YT-003-E chromosome 5, BCGSAC_Cfer_1.0, whole genome shotgun sequence and contains:
- the WNT6 gene encoding protein Wnt-6 isoform X1, which translates into the protein MPASARPRAVTMLPPAPSRLGLLLLLLLCPAHVGGLWWAVGSPLVMDPTSICRKARRLAGRQAELCQAEPEVVAELARGARLGVRECQFQFRFRRWNCSSHSKAFGRILQQDIRETAFVFAITAAGASHAVTQACSMGELLQCGCQAPRGRAPPRPPGLPGTPGPPGPAGSPDGSAAWEWGGCGDDVDFGDEKSRLFMDAQHKRGRGDIRALVQLHNNEAGRLAVRSHTRTECKCHGLSGSCALRTCWQKLPPFREVGARLLERFHGASRVMGTNDGKALLPAVRTLKPPGRADLLYAADSPDFCAPNRRTGSPGTRGRACNSSAPDLSGCDLLCCGRGHRQESVQLEENCLCRFHWCCVVQCHRCRVRKELSLCL
- the WNT6 gene encoding protein Wnt-6 isoform X2 produces the protein MWGRAVGSPLVMDPTSICRKARRLAGRQAELCQAEPEVVAELARGARLGVRECQFQFRFRRWNCSSHSKAFGRILQQDIRETAFVFAITAAGASHAVTQACSMGELLQCGCQAPRGRAPPRPPGLPGTPGPPGPAGSPDGSAAWEWGGCGDDVDFGDEKSRLFMDAQHKRGRGDIRALVQLHNNEAGRLAVRSHTRTECKCHGLSGSCALRTCWQKLPPFREVGARLLERFHGASRVMGTNDGKALLPAVRTLKPPGRADLLYAADSPDFCAPNRRTGSPGTRGRACNSSAPDLSGCDLLCCGRGHRQESVQLEENCLCRFHWCCVVQCHRCRVRKELSLCL